The sequence CAGTCGAGGGATTTGGCCGCCAGGTCGTCTTTCGGCGTCGCGAGGTTGATGAGGTAGGTGCCGTGGACGATCCAGGGGCGAACGTCGCGGTCGGCCGCAGCCTCGCGAAACGCCTCGGCTTCTGCGTCATCGACGTCGCTGACCGCCCACCCCCGCGGCGAGCCGACGAATATCTGCCCGCAGTTGCCGCCGAGTTCGCCTTCGTGTTCCACCGCGTCCGGGTAGCCGTCCGCAATCGAGACGTGTGCGCCAACTCTGAGCATACACCGCCTTGTGACGGGGGGTGGGTCAAGGTTTCTCTCTCCGTCGCGGTCCCGGGACGGTCACGACGTGATCACTCAGACCGCGAGCGTGTCGACGACGACCGCCAACAACAGCGCGCCGAGATAGGCGTTCGAGGCGTGGAACGCGCGGAAGGCCGCGGATTCGGTGCGGTCGAAATGGAGGCGGACGACCGCCCACAGGAAGACGGCGCCGAGGGCGACGCTGACGAACACGTAGAGCCACCCGAGCGACTCCCAGGCCGCCAGAGCGCCGGCGCCGACGAACGTCGCGCCCAGCCACCAGAGGATGTGTTTCCGGGTCTCCGTCTCGCCGCGGACGACGGGCATCATCGGGAAGCCGCCGCGGGCGTAGTCGTCCTTGTACGCCAGCGCGAGGTTGTAGAAGTGCGCGGGCGTCCAGAGGAAGATGACGGTTGCGAGCAGGAGGCCACCGAGACCGATGGTGCCCGTGACCGCGGCCCAGCCGATCAGTGCCGGGAGCGCGCCCGCGGCCCCGCCGATGACGGTGTTCTGCACCGTGTTCGGCTTCAGAACGAGCGTGTAGATGACGCTGTAGAAGACGATAGCGACGAGGCCGAGGACGGCCACCAGCGGGTTGACGGCGGCGAAAGCGGCGAGCGACCCCAGAGTCAACAGGGCGCCGAACGCCAGCGCGTTGCGCACCGACACAATGTCGGTCGCGAGCGGGCGGTCGCTGGTGCGGGACATCCGACGGTCGATGTCACGCTCGAAGACGTGATTGAAGGTGCCGCTCGCGCCGATGGAGAGCACGCCACCGAGCAGCGTCAACACGACTGTCCGGGGTGCGAGCGCCGGGCCGGCGGCCAGCGCCATACCAGCGGAGGCGACGAGACAGAGCAGCCACATCAGGCGTGGCTTCGTGAGTCGGAAATACGCCGCGGCGACGGTGCGGGCGCGGGCGAGCGGCGCCTCGGGGAGCGTGGGCCGCTCCGTCCTTCCCACGGACGCCTCGGGCGGCGAGAGGTCGGCGACAGGCCCCTCGTCGGTGTCGCCCGTCGCGAGTTCAAGCGTCCACGCGAGCGCGGCGACGAGGCCGCCGAAGATGACCATCCCGACGAGGAGATGGAGAGCGGACAGGGCTTCGGTCGCCCCGGTCGTCGCGACGAGCGCACCGAGGGCGGCCTGGACGGGATAGCAGAGGAGGGAGACGCCGAGGGCGGCGCGGACGCGACGGGAGCAGTCGGTTCGCCAGGCGGCGATACCGGCTGCGAGGACGAGGAGGCCAACGCCGACGGCGGCGACGCGGTGGCCGACGACCAGTGCGCCGGCGGCCGTCGTCGGGAGGGACGATCCGGAGCCACAGGCGGGCCACGCGGCACACGTCCGGGTGGCGTCGG comes from Haloplanus sp. XH21 and encodes:
- the cyoE gene encoding heme o synthase, which codes for MGVYLLVLVGTTIAVTDATRTCAAWPACGSGSSLPTTAAGALVVGHRVAAVGVGLLVLAAGIAAWRTDCSRRVRAALGVSLLCYPVQAALGALVATTGATEALSALHLLVGMVIFGGLVAALAWTLELATGDTDEGPVADLSPPEASVGRTERPTLPEAPLARARTVAAAYFRLTKPRLMWLLCLVASAGMALAAGPALAPRTVVLTLLGGVLSIGASGTFNHVFERDIDRRMSRTSDRPLATDIVSVRNALAFGALLTLGSLAAFAAVNPLVAVLGLVAIVFYSVIYTLVLKPNTVQNTVIGGAAGALPALIGWAAVTGTIGLGGLLLATVIFLWTPAHFYNLALAYKDDYARGGFPMMPVVRGETETRKHILWWLGATFVGAGALAAWESLGWLYVFVSVALGAVFLWAVVRLHFDRTESAAFRAFHASNAYLGALLLAVVVDTLAV